One window from the genome of Streptomyces sp. NBC_00597 encodes:
- a CDS encoding VOC family protein gives MNVTTSTLSLTVADVDASRAFFCTHLGYRVTAAADGFASLTRGDAAADVMLLRSGSEVLPPEQRDRRATGLIFALTVTDIEAEEQRLREAGAPITMALREEPWGERLFQLTDPNDIVIQFVEWAADPDEPAQAEEPAMIVITPTAENVTESPNARMTGLAAPSRGSSELSTWTVTMQAGQNGPEHSVSREQVWTVTSGVLEVTCAGRTEKVAAGQTLVLPPDVFRQVHAPQAAEAHVVMRADGVVSVAGSEETRVLPWAQ, from the coding sequence TTGAACGTCACCACCTCCACGCTGTCCCTCACCGTCGCCGACGTGGACGCATCACGCGCCTTCTTCTGCACCCACCTGGGCTACCGGGTCACCGCCGCCGCCGATGGGTTCGCCTCCCTCACCCGTGGGGATGCCGCCGCCGACGTCATGCTCCTCCGCAGCGGCAGCGAGGTGCTCCCGCCCGAGCAGCGCGACCGGCGGGCAACGGGCCTGATCTTCGCGCTCACCGTCACCGACATCGAGGCCGAGGAGCAGCGCCTGCGCGAGGCCGGGGCGCCGATCACCATGGCGCTGCGCGAAGAGCCCTGGGGCGAGCGGCTGTTCCAGCTGACCGACCCGAACGACATCGTCATCCAGTTCGTCGAATGGGCCGCCGACCCCGACGAGCCCGCACAGGCCGAGGAGCCCGCCATGATCGTGATCACGCCCACCGCCGAGAACGTCACCGAGTCCCCGAACGCCCGAATGACCGGGCTGGCCGCACCCAGCCGGGGCAGCTCGGAGCTCAGCACCTGGACCGTCACGATGCAGGCCGGCCAGAACGGCCCCGAGCACTCCGTGAGCCGGGAGCAGGTGTGGACGGTGACTTCCGGGGTCCTTGAGGTCACCTGCGCCGGGCGCACCGAGAAGGTCGCCGCCGGGCAGACCCTCGTCCTGCCGCCGGACGTGTTCCGTCAGGTCCACGCCCCGCAGGCCGCCGAGGCCCACGTCGTCATGCGGGCCGACGGCGTGGTCTCCGTGGCCGGAAGTGAAGAGACCCGGGTGCTGCCCTGGGCCCAGTAG
- a CDS encoding peptidylprolyl isomerase, protein MKRALISALAAVALVVSGGSVATASDGAPPRTTHGPCQYTQTPDEPPARSVPLPPDPRRTPSRGTVDTAVPTSQGPLPLHLDRAKAPCTVQSFLHLARHGFYDRTVCHRLTAYPTLKVLQCGDPTGTGEGGPGYKYKDELPVDLPPAPTDPTGARRLYGRGLLAMANAGPETNGSQFFVVYGDSALRPNYTVFGTVGADGLTTLDKVAAGGIEPTAEDPAPVDGTPVLRTELLRVRPSCQH, encoded by the coding sequence ATGAAACGGGCACTGATCAGCGCATTGGCGGCCGTGGCGTTAGTCGTGTCCGGGGGGAGTGTCGCCACCGCTTCCGACGGCGCTCCGCCGCGCACGACGCACGGCCCTTGCCAGTACACACAGACCCCGGACGAGCCGCCGGCGCGCTCTGTTCCGCTGCCGCCTGACCCGCGGCGCACCCCCAGTCGTGGCACGGTTGATACGGCTGTTCCGACTAGCCAGGGCCCGCTCCCGCTGCACTTGGACCGGGCCAAGGCGCCGTGCACGGTCCAGAGTTTCCTGCACCTGGCACGGCATGGGTTCTACGACCGTACGGTGTGCCACCGTCTGACGGCGTACCCGACGCTGAAGGTCCTGCAGTGCGGCGACCCGACCGGTACCGGTGAGGGCGGGCCCGGGTACAAGTACAAGGACGAGCTGCCGGTGGACCTGCCGCCGGCACCGACCGATCCGACCGGCGCGCGCCGCCTCTATGGGCGCGGCCTGCTGGCGATGGCCAACGCCGGTCCGGAAACGAACGGTTCACAGTTCTTCGTCGTTTACGGCGATTCCGCGCTGCGACCGAACTACACGGTGTTCGGCACGGTCGGCGCCGACGGCCTGACGACACTCGACAAAGTCGCCGCCGGAGGCATCGAACCGACCGCGGAGGACCCTGCTCCGGTCGACGGCACACCCGTGCTGCGGACCGAGCTGCTCCGCGTCCGGCCGTCCTGCCAGCATTGA
- a CDS encoding helicase associated domain-containing protein, with protein sequence MEVLAIPQEAQMRVVAPSQLIGQAPGEREEEARLLLRFAAPRDPALIAKWISYQIFNTERQDWRRGVEAAWRYREREGGLEGLGIVWDIADAGFETNLAAARAYYELHCTLAAPRHATALDRSLGQWLTSIRRPGGLGKDPERARRRADALASIDEDWNPSALGWTVDWQRHHAYLRYALAAGARLGDIVPGVTLARRRHRPLAHHPEAGTEPAERGAAPAARRTRREGGEGRTSPHGGDDGAAFGVVVGPPGGVRSEEGHDSVRRDPGRERGGPVRLHRFEGGADLGDGGRGVVGHEALPGFARRYRGQQRADPGRQLWKVGF encoded by the coding sequence GTGGAAGTGCTCGCCATTCCACAAGAGGCCCAGATGCGTGTCGTTGCGCCGTCGCAGTTGATCGGGCAGGCGCCCGGCGAGCGCGAGGAGGAGGCCCGGCTGTTGCTCCGGTTCGCCGCTCCCCGCGACCCCGCGCTCATCGCGAAGTGGATCAGCTACCAGATCTTCAACACCGAACGCCAAGACTGGCGAAGGGGCGTCGAGGCAGCGTGGCGCTACCGCGAGCGGGAGGGCGGGCTGGAGGGGCTGGGGATCGTCTGGGACATCGCCGATGCCGGGTTCGAGACCAATCTCGCTGCCGCGCGGGCCTACTACGAACTCCACTGCACGCTCGCCGCGCCCCGGCACGCCACCGCCCTCGACCGGTCCCTGGGACAGTGGTTGACCAGCATCAGGAGGCCCGGCGGGCTGGGGAAGGACCCGGAGCGTGCCCGCCGGCGGGCCGACGCCCTCGCCTCCATCGACGAGGACTGGAACCCGAGCGCGCTCGGATGGACGGTGGACTGGCAGCGCCACCACGCCTACCTGCGGTATGCCCTGGCGGCCGGTGCGCGGCTCGGCGACATCGTGCCCGGGGTGACCTTGGCACGGCGACGACATCGGCCGCTGGCTCACCACCCAGAGGCGGGAACGGAGCCGGCTGAACGAGGAGCAGCACCGGCGGCTCGGCGCACTCGGCGTGAAGGCGGAGAAGGCCGTACGAGCCCGCACGGCGGCGACGACGGCGCCGCATTCGGCGTCGTGGTTGGTCCACCAGGTGGCGTCCGGTCCGAGGAGGGACACGACTCGGTCCGCCGCGATCCGGGCCGGGAACGGGGCGGCCCCGTGCGTCTCCACCGGTTCGAGGGCGGCGCAGATCTCGGGGATGGAGGGCGGGGCGTCGTCGGGCATGAAGCGCTGCCGGGCTTCGCCCGGCGCTACCGTGGCCAGCAGCGTGCCGATCCGGGCCGCCAGCTCTGGAAGGTCGGGTTCTGA
- a CDS encoding DUF4267 domain-containing protein — protein MFASLAYGLAALLIALVLVIGARFLLSPQAAAAGYGVPARPEGDPAYLTIKGLRDFTSGLIGLALLAFADADALAWFMLAVAVTPLGDTWIVLRHGGTKATAFGIHFATAVMVVLSAALLFVSGS, from the coding sequence GTGTTCGCTTCCCTCGCTTACGGCCTGGCCGCCCTCCTCATCGCCCTCGTACTCGTGATCGGCGCCCGCTTCCTCCTCTCCCCGCAGGCCGCGGCCGCCGGATACGGAGTCCCCGCCCGGCCCGAAGGCGACCCCGCCTACCTGACCATCAAGGGCCTGCGCGACTTCACCTCGGGCCTGATAGGCCTGGCCCTCCTCGCGTTCGCCGACGCCGACGCACTGGCCTGGTTCATGCTCGCCGTGGCCGTCACTCCGCTCGGCGACACCTGGATCGTGCTCCGGCACGGCGGTACCAAGGCCACCGCCTTCGGCATCCACTTCGCCACCGCCGTCATGGTCGTCCTCAGTGCCGCACTCCTCTTCGTCAGCGGTTCGTAA
- a CDS encoding WYL domain-containing protein: protein MNRTARLYALVEELRAAAPRQLTVAELAARFEVSTRTVQRDLQVLMEAGVPVRSAPGRGGGWSIDPAMTLPPVRFTVEEAWALAVALAAADARTPYAGAARTAAQKVAASMTGPASAAAGDLAARIVALPPPSHSAVRAAVEQALATHTVLRLSYVDAAGREGDRTVEPAGLLTAGGRWYLIAWCRMRRAGRGFRLDRITAATPTTERAGGHDLAELLHGSAAAGAVQPAALAGFAHAPA, encoded by the coding sequence ATGAACCGCACGGCCCGACTCTATGCACTGGTGGAAGAGTTGCGCGCAGCGGCGCCGCGGCAGCTGACGGTCGCGGAGCTCGCCGCGCGATTCGAGGTGAGCACGCGCACGGTGCAGCGCGACCTCCAGGTGTTGATGGAGGCCGGTGTCCCGGTGCGCAGCGCACCCGGGCGGGGCGGGGGCTGGTCGATCGACCCGGCCATGACCCTGCCGCCGGTTCGCTTCACCGTCGAGGAAGCCTGGGCACTGGCCGTCGCCCTCGCCGCGGCCGACGCCCGTACCCCGTACGCCGGTGCGGCCCGTACGGCCGCCCAGAAGGTCGCGGCGTCGATGACCGGCCCCGCCTCGGCGGCAGCCGGGGACCTGGCCGCACGGATCGTTGCGCTGCCCCCGCCGTCCCACTCCGCGGTCCGCGCCGCAGTGGAACAGGCCCTCGCCACCCACACGGTGCTGCGGCTGTCCTACGTCGATGCGGCAGGACGCGAAGGCGACCGAACGGTGGAACCGGCCGGACTGCTCACCGCCGGCGGCCGGTGGTACCTCATCGCGTGGTGCCGCATGCGACGGGCAGGTCGGGGCTTCCGGCTGGACCGCATCACGGCAGCGACTCCCACCACTGAGCGGGCCGGAGGCCACGATCTGGCCGAACTGCTGCACGGCTCGGCCGCAGCCGGTGCCGTGCAGCCCGCTGCTCTGGCCGGCTTCGCCCATGCCCCGGCTTGA
- a CDS encoding TetR/AcrR family transcriptional regulator, with product MSIQARRERERAERERLIVTAARELAESEGWEAVTTRRLAERVEYSQPVLYSHFKGKGAIMAAVAVEGFADLAADLLAARTGAADARAALARVSAAYAAFAEQRPAVYDAMFSHVVDLPFATPDAPESLHAAFGELARAMAPHAREDDTGTLTETYWAALHGLATLMRVGRLPREAHEERLALLVRRFTDA from the coding sequence ATGTCGATTCAGGCGCGCCGTGAGCGCGAACGAGCGGAGCGGGAACGGCTCATCGTCACGGCGGCGCGGGAGCTCGCCGAGTCGGAGGGCTGGGAGGCGGTGACGACCAGGCGGCTCGCCGAACGGGTCGAGTACAGCCAGCCGGTCCTCTACAGCCACTTCAAGGGCAAGGGCGCGATCATGGCCGCGGTCGCGGTCGAGGGTTTCGCTGACCTGGCCGCCGACCTGCTGGCGGCACGCACCGGGGCGGCCGACGCGCGCGCCGCGCTGGCACGGGTCAGTGCCGCGTACGCGGCGTTCGCCGAGCAGCGCCCCGCCGTGTACGACGCCATGTTCAGCCATGTCGTGGATCTGCCGTTCGCCACACCGGACGCACCGGAGTCGCTGCACGCCGCGTTCGGTGAACTGGCGCGGGCGATGGCCCCCCACGCGCGCGAGGACGACACGGGCACGCTGACCGAGACCTACTGGGCCGCCCTCCACGGCTTGGCCACCCTCATGCGCGTCGGCCGGCTCCCCCGCGAAGCCCACGAAGAACGCCTCGCCCTCCTGGTCCGCCGCTTCACCGACGCCTGA
- a CDS encoding carboxymuconolactone decarboxylase family protein — translation MTNAPISRMQNPAEFVPETADISAALFKATGNRSVPRTTMSLVHLRAGQIVGNTYLTILNTAFLRKAGETEARITAVSSWHDAPYFNAAERAALALVEATLQPAPAGRERVTDELYAEVAEHFDQKALATLTIAIGQINFFIALAVIGKPTPVTSLADEQWD, via the coding sequence ATGACGAACGCCCCGATCTCACGGATGCAGAACCCGGCCGAGTTCGTGCCCGAGACGGCCGACATCAGCGCGGCCCTCTTCAAGGCCACGGGCAACCGCTCGGTACCCCGCACCACGATGAGCCTCGTCCACCTGCGGGCCGGGCAGATCGTCGGCAACACCTACCTGACGATCCTGAACACCGCCTTCCTCCGCAAGGCCGGGGAGACCGAGGCCCGCATCACCGCCGTCTCCTCGTGGCACGACGCCCCGTATTTCAACGCCGCCGAGCGCGCGGCCCTCGCCCTGGTCGAGGCGACCCTCCAGCCGGCCCCGGCCGGCCGCGAGCGGGTCACCGACGAGCTGTACGCCGAGGTGGCCGAGCACTTCGACCAGAAGGCGCTGGCCACCCTCACCATCGCGATCGGCCAGATCAACTTCTTCATCGCCCTGGCGGTCATCGGCAAGCCCACCCCGGTCACTTCCCTCGCCGACGAGCAGTGGGACTGA
- a CDS encoding serine hydrolase, translating to MKAMKVAGGPPEDPELEGTTTAGAGPDDTSTEPDTADDAKTDTKADAPEVGADPDEDEESEAGQSADETQVLTMPARTAVKPKRNTEADATAPVSPAPKASAPGKEQDAEPEPADEPESRTDTAAEADAKADGTLTLTKPARDGAKPVPDAAVASNEPERDPRPTPDRGKDTGPESSTDTAAEAGEKLDGEGAKPGTEPSLERDAAAASNEPERDARPTPDSGKDTGPESADEPASRTDIAPEAGEKADGTLTFTKPAREGAKPGTKPGTKAATRADAASDGATEAEEAPASTADGENTRTIVFRAPDTAATDTPGDDAEARRDANKEARPSAEDASGDESDAQEGQTGTDPKAKPKPKADSRRTPAWARGKADEKEGGTGTAPEAAPETDPERTSQFVALKPLDLPAPSVPHPHPQAPTQVPAPATPRPPLDLLAELTNTPAPPETPHRTALRRVKVWTPILLLLAGAYAGAQLLRPLPTPHVVATKTAHTVDGQFSIPWPAKGQGAVRVPGSGDIGTFGDQTPVPMASVAKVMTAYVILKGHPLRKNEPGPDITIDAKTVADGNSDYESRIQGLTAGTKFSQQDVLKMLMIPSGNNAARLLARWDTGTDSEAAFVEKMNGAARDLGMKDTTYTDPSGLDAGTVSTATDQLKLAEAVMKDEVFRTIVAMPSAPIKGLAKPLLNNNELLSIQSLSVRGIKTGSSTPAGGALMWAAYKSVGDETPLILGTLMQQRVDGPDPYATNSLALALTNSRQIIEAVRTALASTPLVRKGDTVGYVDDGLGGRTPLVATKDLNVIGVPGQQVKLTLTAGAAPLPHEAKAGTEVGTLKAGDGEGAKSVPVALHHTLTEPSTTTRLTRLR from the coding sequence ATGAAGGCAATGAAGGTGGCGGGCGGTCCTCCGGAAGACCCGGAGCTGGAAGGAACCACCACCGCGGGGGCGGGCCCTGACGACACGTCCACGGAGCCGGACACGGCGGACGACGCCAAGACCGATACGAAGGCCGACGCTCCCGAGGTCGGGGCCGACCCGGACGAGGACGAAGAATCCGAGGCCGGTCAGAGCGCTGACGAAACGCAAGTGCTCACGATGCCCGCCCGTACCGCGGTCAAGCCCAAGCGCAACACCGAAGCCGATGCCACGGCACCCGTGTCACCCGCGCCCAAGGCCTCAGCACCGGGCAAGGAACAGGACGCCGAGCCCGAGCCGGCTGACGAGCCCGAGAGCCGCACCGACACTGCAGCCGAGGCTGACGCGAAGGCCGACGGCACGCTGACGCTCACCAAGCCGGCCCGCGACGGGGCCAAGCCCGTACCCGACGCTGCCGTAGCGAGCAACGAGCCCGAGCGCGACCCTCGGCCTACACCCGACAGAGGGAAGGACACCGGCCCCGAGAGCAGCACCGATACTGCAGCCGAAGCCGGCGAGAAGCTCGACGGCGAAGGAGCCAAGCCTGGGACCGAGCCCAGCCTTGAGCGCGACGCTGCGGCAGCGAGCAACGAGCCCGAGCGGGATGCTCGGCCCACCCCCGACAGCGGGAAGGACACCGGCCCCGAGTCGGCTGACGAGCCCGCGAGCCGCACCGACATTGCACCCGAAGCCGGCGAGAAGGCCGATGGCACGCTGACGTTCACCAAGCCGGCCCGCGAAGGAGCCAAGCCTGGGACGAAGCCCGGGACCAAGGCCGCGACGCGAGCCGACGCGGCGAGCGACGGTGCGACCGAAGCCGAAGAAGCCCCGGCCTCCACCGCCGACGGCGAGAACACGCGAACCATCGTGTTCCGCGCGCCCGACACCGCCGCGACGGACACGCCCGGGGACGACGCCGAGGCGCGTCGCGATGCGAACAAGGAAGCCCGGCCCTCGGCCGAAGACGCGTCGGGCGACGAGTCCGACGCCCAGGAAGGCCAGACCGGCACCGACCCGAAGGCCAAGCCCAAGCCCAAGGCCGACAGCCGAAGGACGCCCGCATGGGCTCGTGGAAAGGCGGACGAAAAGGAGGGCGGGACCGGCACCGCCCCTGAGGCCGCCCCCGAGACGGACCCCGAGCGGACGAGCCAGTTCGTCGCCCTCAAGCCGCTCGACCTGCCGGCACCCAGCGTGCCCCACCCCCACCCCCAAGCCCCCACCCAAGTCCCCGCCCCCGCGACGCCCCGGCCCCCGCTGGACCTGCTGGCCGAACTCACCAACACCCCTGCCCCGCCGGAGACGCCCCACCGGACCGCGCTGCGCCGCGTCAAGGTGTGGACGCCCATCCTGTTGCTCCTCGCCGGGGCCTACGCCGGCGCCCAGCTGCTGCGTCCGCTCCCCACCCCTCACGTGGTCGCCACCAAGACCGCGCACACCGTCGACGGCCAGTTCTCCATCCCGTGGCCCGCCAAGGGCCAGGGAGCCGTCCGCGTTCCCGGCTCCGGCGACATCGGAACGTTCGGCGACCAGACGCCCGTCCCCATGGCCAGCGTGGCCAAGGTGATGACGGCCTACGTGATCCTCAAGGGCCACCCCCTGCGCAAGAACGAGCCCGGCCCCGACATCACCATCGACGCGAAGACCGTGGCGGACGGCAACTCCGATTACGAGTCCCGGATCCAGGGGCTCACGGCCGGTACGAAGTTCAGCCAGCAGGACGTTCTCAAGATGCTCATGATCCCCTCGGGCAACAACGCCGCCCGCCTGCTGGCCCGCTGGGACACCGGCACCGACTCCGAGGCCGCGTTCGTGGAGAAGATGAACGGCGCCGCCCGGGACCTCGGGATGAAGGACACCACGTACACGGATCCCAGCGGCCTGGACGCCGGCACCGTCAGCACCGCCACCGACCAGCTGAAGCTGGCCGAGGCGGTGATGAAGGACGAGGTCTTCCGTACGATCGTCGCCATGCCCAGCGCCCCCATCAAGGGGCTGGCCAAACCGCTCCTCAACAACAATGAGCTGCTCAGCATCCAGAGCCTCAGCGTCCGCGGCATCAAAACCGGCTCCAGCACACCGGCCGGCGGCGCACTGATGTGGGCGGCGTACAAGTCGGTCGGCGACGAGACCCCGCTGATCCTCGGCACGTTGATGCAGCAGCGCGTGGACGGCCCGGACCCGTACGCGACCAACAGCCTGGCTCTGGCCCTGACGAACAGCAGGCAGATCATCGAGGCGGTGCGCACGGCCCTGGCGTCCACCCCGCTCGTCCGCAAGGGCGACACGGTCGGCTACGTGGACGACGGCCTCGGCGGCCGCACTCCGCTCGTGGCCACCAAGGACCTGAACGTGATCGGCGTCCCGGGCCAGCAGGTCAAACTCACCCTCACCGCCGGCGCCGCGCCGCTGCCGCACGAGGCCAAGGCAGGCACGGAGGTCGGCACCCTGAAGGCCGGCGACGGCGAAGGAGCCAAGTCCGTACCGGTGGCCCTCCACCACACGCTGACCGAACCGTCCACCACCACCCGTCTCACCCGCCTCCGCTGA
- a CDS encoding bifunctional DNA primase/polymerase yields the protein MLVHPENPRRGATGGTALDVAAWLASRGYPVHPLAPGTKTPAANCRECTGRRHSPEACPCHAEGRWCHGFHAATTDPDRLREWWRREPEFGIGVACGAAGLVVIDVDAHAAVVPDRGRLLPGIPIDDRVDLTGLESGFDTLALLAAHRGRPDPCEDTQTLRVRTPSGGMHIWYRAPEDGPRLRCSSGSSSRVALAWQVDVRADGGYIVAPTTRTAAGVYRALPGARLPAPLPLWLAAELARTGHVVEDHSPVPSTMPSTVRSQAVGAGLRPPVPGGRREAGRRLLGGLLAEVGSCGTSPSGTAFSEKLNRAAFTAGGLVAGGHLDEAEGRLLLLEAADRARPHQSRRNVLIVDTGLRAGSDRPIHPKERT from the coding sequence GTGCTGGTCCATCCCGAGAACCCGCGCCGAGGCGCGACCGGCGGGACGGCGCTGGACGTGGCGGCCTGGCTGGCTTCGCGCGGCTATCCGGTGCACCCTTTGGCCCCGGGGACCAAAACGCCCGCCGCGAACTGCCGGGAGTGCACGGGCCGTCGCCACTCCCCCGAAGCGTGTCCCTGCCATGCGGAAGGCCGTTGGTGCCACGGGTTCCACGCGGCCACGACCGACCCGGACAGGCTGCGCGAATGGTGGCGCAGGGAGCCGGAGTTCGGGATCGGCGTGGCATGCGGCGCAGCCGGACTCGTGGTCATCGACGTGGATGCCCACGCGGCCGTGGTGCCGGACCGCGGGCGGCTGCTGCCAGGCATCCCCATCGACGACCGCGTCGACCTGACCGGCCTGGAGAGCGGTTTCGACACCCTGGCCCTGCTGGCAGCCCACCGGGGCCGGCCCGACCCCTGCGAGGACACGCAGACCCTGCGGGTTCGTACGCCCTCCGGCGGGATGCACATCTGGTACCGGGCGCCCGAAGACGGTCCGCGGCTGCGGTGTTCCAGCGGGTCGAGCTCGCGTGTTGCGCTCGCCTGGCAGGTCGACGTACGGGCCGACGGCGGCTACATCGTGGCGCCCACGACGCGCACCGCCGCCGGTGTCTACCGGGCCCTGCCAGGGGCCCGACTGCCCGCGCCCCTGCCGCTGTGGCTCGCCGCCGAACTCGCCCGCACCGGGCACGTGGTGGAGGACCACTCCCCCGTGCCCTCCACCATGCCCTCCACCGTGCGTTCCCAGGCTGTCGGAGCCGGGTTGCGGCCCCCTGTGCCCGGCGGTCGACGAGAGGCCGGGAGGCGGCTGCTGGGAGGCCTCCTGGCGGAAGTCGGCTCCTGCGGGACGAGCCCGTCCGGAACGGCCTTCAGCGAGAAGCTCAACCGCGCCGCGTTCACCGCGGGCGGCCTCGTCGCGGGCGGCCACCTCGACGAGGCGGAGGGGCGCCTGCTCCTGCTCGAAGCGGCGGACCGGGCCCGGCCCCACCAGTCGCGCCGCAACGTCCTCATCGTCGACACAGGGCTGCGCGCCGGAAGCGATCGGCCGATCCACCCCAAGGAACGCACATGA
- a CDS encoding helix-turn-helix domain-containing protein: protein MGLRESKKHETRQLISDCATALFIEQGFEQTTITEIAAAARVAKKTVTNYFARKEDLALDHHEAFTQGLARAVAERAPGEEPYAALGRTFRAALLAHDPVVGFTGPAFARMVADSPTLISRLRELHDQREEALAAALSAAAPDPVPAIAPRAAAALIAAADRLLFRRIQELTLAGCTDEEIEAVLIPETDHVNALLTAALDPFTNR from the coding sequence ATGGGGCTCCGCGAGTCCAAGAAGCACGAGACCAGGCAGCTGATCTCCGACTGCGCGACCGCGCTCTTCATCGAGCAGGGCTTCGAACAGACCACCATCACCGAGATCGCCGCCGCCGCCCGCGTGGCCAAGAAGACGGTGACGAACTACTTCGCCCGCAAGGAGGACCTGGCCCTCGACCATCACGAGGCGTTCACCCAGGGTCTGGCCCGGGCCGTCGCCGAACGCGCGCCCGGCGAAGAGCCGTACGCCGCCCTGGGCCGGACGTTCCGCGCCGCCCTGCTCGCACACGACCCCGTCGTCGGCTTCACCGGCCCCGCCTTCGCCCGCATGGTCGCCGACAGCCCGACCCTCATCTCACGGCTGCGCGAACTCCACGACCAGCGTGAGGAGGCCCTCGCCGCGGCCCTGAGCGCCGCGGCGCCGGACCCCGTACCGGCCATCGCCCCCAGGGCCGCGGCCGCCCTGATCGCCGCAGCGGACCGCCTGCTCTTCCGGCGCATTCAGGAACTCACCCTGGCCGGCTGCACCGACGAGGAGATCGAAGCCGTCCTGATCCCGGAGACCGACCACGTCAACGCCCTCCTGACCGCCGCGCTGGACCCCTTTACGAACCGCTGA
- a CDS encoding alpha/beta hydrolase: MTITDEDCLAETLAFNEQFEAAAASRPAREGTPDAALLAALRRNRLGGDTPPVRLAHGQDRVVEGGVKVRVFVPDRVDGVFLHIHGGGWAFGSADGQDERLWLLAERARLAVVSVEYRLAPEHPFPAGADDCEAAALWLVKHAAAEFGTERLLIGGESAGAHLSVVTLLRLRDRHGIRGAFRAAHLLFGPYDLSMTPSQRSFGPKRLLSNTDTLRRTYESFTPGMDAEQRRDPEVSPLFADLVGLPPARIVVGSEDPLMDDSLFLAQRWRAAGAPVELGVVAGAMHGFTLFPLTVTERELQRQQDFLSSAGR; encoded by the coding sequence ATGACGATCACAGATGAGGACTGCCTCGCCGAGACCCTGGCGTTCAACGAGCAATTCGAGGCCGCTGCCGCGAGCCGTCCGGCGCGCGAGGGGACGCCGGACGCGGCTCTGCTGGCCGCCCTGCGGCGCAACCGGCTGGGCGGCGACACTCCGCCGGTGAGACTGGCGCACGGGCAGGACCGCGTGGTCGAGGGCGGGGTGAAGGTACGGGTCTTCGTGCCCGACCGCGTCGACGGCGTGTTCTTGCACATCCACGGAGGCGGCTGGGCGTTCGGTTCCGCGGACGGGCAGGACGAAAGGCTGTGGCTGCTCGCCGAGCGGGCCCGGCTGGCCGTGGTGAGCGTGGAGTACCGTCTCGCACCGGAACACCCGTTCCCCGCCGGAGCCGACGACTGCGAAGCGGCGGCGCTGTGGCTGGTGAAGCACGCCGCGGCCGAGTTCGGTACCGAACGGCTGCTGATCGGCGGTGAATCGGCCGGAGCCCACCTGAGCGTCGTGACGCTGCTGCGCCTGCGCGACCGGCACGGGATCCGCGGCGCGTTCCGGGCGGCTCACCTACTGTTCGGCCCCTACGACCTGTCCATGACACCGAGCCAGCGATCCTTCGGCCCGAAGCGGCTGCTGAGCAATACCGACACCCTGCGGCGGACCTACGAGTCGTTCACGCCCGGCATGGACGCGGAACAACGTCGCGATCCCGAGGTGTCACCGCTGTTCGCCGATCTCGTCGGCCTGCCGCCCGCACGGATCGTCGTCGGTAGCGAGGATCCGCTGATGGACGACTCGCTGTTCCTGGCCCAGCGGTGGCGGGCGGCGGGCGCACCCGTGGAGCTCGGCGTCGTTGCCGGCGCCATGCACGGCTTCACCCTGTTCCCGCTCACCGTCACGGAGCGGGAACTGCAGCGCCAGCAGGACTTCCTGTCCAGCGCGGGACGGTAG